The Scyliorhinus canicula chromosome 11, sScyCan1.1, whole genome shotgun sequence genome contains a region encoding:
- the LOC119973724 gene encoding uncharacterized protein LOC119973724 isoform X1 produces the protein MRGTDQVHRLLRGCRLLRGCRLLRGCRLLRGCALLRGCRLLRGCRLLRGCRLMRGCRLLRGCRLLRDCRLLRDCRLLRGCRLLRDCRLLRDCRLLRGCRLLRDCRLLRDCRLLRDCALLRGCRLLRDCALLRDCALLRGCRLLRGCRLLRDCRLLRGCRLLRDCRLLRDCALLRDCRLLRDCALLRDCALLRDCMLLRDCKLLRGCALLRDCALLRDCRLLRDCALLRGCRLLRDCALLRGCRLLRGCRLLRDCRLLRGCALLRDCALLRGCRLLRDCALLRDCRLLRDCALLRDCALLRDCMLLRGCRLLRGCRLLRDCALLRDCRLLRDCKLLRGCALLRDCALLRGCRLLRDCRLLRDCALLRDCRLLRGCRLLRGCRLLRDCRLLRGCRLLRDCRLLRGCRLLRGCRLLRDCRLLRGCVLLRDCVLLRGCRLLRDCRLLRGLQITEGLHVTEGLRVTEGLQITEGLQITEGLQITEGLRVTEGLRVTEGLRVTEGLQITEGLRVTEGLRVTEGLHVTEALQITEGLQITEGLRVTEGLQITEGLRVTEGLQITEGLQITEGLRVTEGLQITEGLRVTEGLRVTEGLQITEGLQITEGLRVTEGLQITEGLRVTEGLHVTEGLHVTEGLQITEGLQITERLQITEGLQITEGLCVTEGLRVTEGLQITEGLRVTEGLQITEGLRVTEGLQITEGLRVTEGLRVTEGLQITEGLRVTEGLQITEGLRVTEGLQITEGLQITEGLQITEGLQITEGLQITEGLRVTEGLQITEGLQITEGLRVTDGLRVTEGLQITEGLRVTEGLRVTEGLQITEGLRVTEGLQITEGLQITEGLRVTEGLQITEGLQITEGLQITEGLHVTEGLRVTEGLQITEGLRVTEGLQITEGLRVTEGLRVTEGLQITEGFRVTEGLQITEGLQITEGLRVTEGLQITERLQITEGLQITEGLQITEGLQITERLQITEGLQITERLQITEGLQITERLQTQ, from the exons ATGCGTGGTACAGACCAGGTACACAGATTACTGAGGGGCTGCAGATTACTGAGGGGCTGCAGATTACTGAGGGGCTGCAGATTACTGAGGGGCTGCGCGTTACTGAGGGGCTGCAGATTACTGAGGGGCTGCAGATTACTGAGGGGCTGCAGATTAATGAGGGGCTGCAGATTACTGAGGGgctgcagattactgagggactgcagattactgagggactgcagattactgaggggctgcagattactgagggactgcagattactgagggactgcagattactgaggggctgcagattactgagggactgcagattactgagggactgcagattactgagggacTGCGCGTTACTGAGGGgctgcagattactgagggacTGCGCGTTACTGAGGGACTGCGCGTTACTGAGGGGCTGCAGATTACTGAGGGgctgcagattactgagggactgcagattactgaggggctgcagattactgagggactgcagattactgagggactgcgcgttactgagggactgcagattactgagggacTGCGCGTTACTGAGGGACTGCGCGTTACTGAGGGACTGCATGTTACTGAGGGACTGCAAATTACTGAGGGGCTGCGCGTTACTGAGGGACTGCGCGTTACTGAGGGACTGCAG attactgagggacTGCGCGTTACTGAGGGgctgcagattactgagggacTGCGCGTTACTGAGGGGCTGCAGATTACTGAGGGgctgcagattactgagggacTGCAGATTACTGAGGGGCTGCGCGTTACTGAGGGACTGCGCGTTACTGAGGGgctgcagattactgagggactgcgcgttactgagggactgcagattactgagggacTGCGCGTTACTGAGGGACTGCGCATTACTGAGGGACTGCATGTTACTGAGGGGCTGCAGATTACTGAGGGgctgcagattactgagggactgcgcgttactgagggactgcagattactgagggacTGCAAATTACTGAGGGGCTGCGCGTTACTGAGGGACTGCGCGTTACTGAGGGgctgcagattactgagggactgcagattactgagggacTGCGCGTTACTGAGGGACTGCAGATTATTGAGAGGCTGCAGATTACTGAGGGgctgcagattactgagggactgcagattactgaggggctgcagattactgagggacTGCAGATTACTGAGAGGCTGCAGATTACTGAGGGgctgcagattactgagggacTGCAGATTACTGAGGGGCTGCGTGTTACTGAGGGACTGCGTGTTATTGAGGGgctgcagattactgagggactgcagattactgaggggcctgcagattactgagggacTGCATGTTACTGAGGGGCTGCGCGTTACTGAGGGgctgcagattactgagggactgcagattactgaggggctgcagattactgagggacTGCGC GTTACTGAGGGACTGCGCGTTACTGAGGGACTGCGCGTTACTGAGGGgctgcagattactgagggacTGCGCGTTACTGAGGGACTGCGCGTTACTGAGGGACTGCATGTTACTGAGGCGCTGCAGATTACTGAGGGgctgcagattactgagggactgcgcgttactgagggactgcagattactgagggacTGCGCGTTACTGAGGGGCTGCAGATTACTGAGGGgctgcagattactgagggacTGCGCGTTACTGAGGGACTGCAGATTACTGAGGGGCTGCGCGTTACTGAGGGTCTGCGCGTTACTGAGGGgctgcagattactgagggacTGCAGATTACTGAGGGGCTGCGCGTTACTGAGGGACTGCAGATTACTGAGGGGCTGCGCGTTACTGAGGGACTGCATGTTACTGAGGGACTGCATGTTACTGAGGGGCTGCAGATTACTGAGGGGCTGCAGATTACTGAGAGGCTGCAGATTACTGAGGGgctgcagattactgagggacTGTGCGTTACTGAGGGGCTGCGCGTTACTGAGGGGCTGCAGATTACTGAGGGGCTGCGCGTTACTGAGGGactgcagattactgagggacTGCGCGTTACTGAGGGGCTGCAGATTACTGAGGGGCTGCGCGTTACTGAGGGACTGCGCGTTACTGAGGGGCTGCAGATTACTGAGGGGCTGCGCGTTACTGAGGGGCTGCAGATTACTGAGGGGCTGCGCGTTACTGAGGGgctgcagattactgagggactgcagattactgaggggctgcagattactgaggggctgcagattactgagggacTGCAGATTACTGAGGGGCTGCGCGTTACTGAGGGgctgcagattactgagggacTGCAGATTACTGAGGGGCTGCGCGTTACTGACGGACTGCGCGTTACTGAGGGGCTGCAGATTACTGAGGGGCTGCGCGTTACTGAGGGACTGCGCGTTACTGAGGGGCTGCAGATTACTGAGGGGCTGCGCGTTACTGAGGGACTGCAGATTACTGAGGGGCTGCAGATTACTGAGGGGCTGCGCGTTACTGAGGGGCTGCAGATTACTGAGGGGCTGCAGATTACTGAGGGGCTGCAGATTACTGAGGGGCTGCACGTTACTGAGGGGCTGCGCGTTACTGAGGGACTGCAGATTACTGAGGGGCTGCGCGTTACTGAGGGGCTGCAGATTACTGAGGGGCTGCGCGTTACTGAGGGACTGCGCGTTACTGAGGGGCTGCAGATTACTGAGGGGTTTCGCGTTACTGAGGGactgcagattactgagggactgcagattactgagggacTGCGCGTTACTGAGGGGCTGCAGATTACTGAGAGgctgcagattactgagggactgcagattactgaggggctgcagattactgagggacTGCAGATTACTGAGAGgctgcagattactgagggacTGCAGATTACTGAGAGGCTGCAGATTACTGAGGGGCTGCAGATTACTGAGAGGCTGCAGACGCAGTGA
- the LOC119973724 gene encoding uncharacterized protein LOC119973724 isoform X2 gives MLLRGCRLLRGCRLLRDCALLRDCRLLRDCKLLRGCALLRDCALLRGCRLLRDCRLLRDCALLRDCRLLRGCRLLRGCRLLRDCRLLRGCRLLRDCRLLRGCRLLRGCRLLRDCRLLRGCVLLRDCVLLRGCRLLRDCRLLRGLQITEGLHVTEGLRVTEGLQITEGLQITEGLQITEGLRVTEGLRVTEGLRVTEGLQITEGLRVTEGLRVTEGLHVTEALQITEGLQITEGLRVTEGLQITEGLRVTEGLQITEGLQITEGLRVTEGLQITEGLRVTEGLRVTEGLQITEGLQITEGLRVTEGLQITEGLRVTEGLHVTEGLHVTEGLQITEGLQITERLQITEGLQITEGLCVTEGLRVTEGLQITEGLRVTEGLQITEGLRVTEGLQITEGLRVTEGLRVTEGLQITEGLRVTEGLQITEGLRVTEGLQITEGLQITEGLQITEGLQITEGLQITEGLRVTEGLQITEGLQITEGLRVTDGLRVTEGLQITEGLRVTEGLRVTEGLQITEGLRVTEGLQITEGLQITEGLRVTEGLQITEGLQITEGLQITEGLHVTEGLRVTEGLQITEGLRVTEGLQITEGLRVTEGLRVTEGLQITEGFRVTEGLQITEGLQITEGLRVTEGLQITERLQITEGLQITEGLQITEGLQITERLQITEGLQITERLQITEGLQITERLQTQ, from the exons ATGTTACTGAGGGGCTGCAGATTACTGAGGGgctgcagattactgagggactgcgcgttactgagggactgcagattactgagggacTGCAAATTACTGAGGGGCTGCGCGTTACTGAGGGACTGCGCGTTACTGAGGGgctgcagattactgagggactgcagattactgagggacTGCGCGTTACTGAGGGACTGCAGATTATTGAGAGGCTGCAGATTACTGAGGGgctgcagattactgagggactgcagattactgaggggctgcagattactgagggacTGCAGATTACTGAGAGGCTGCAGATTACTGAGGGgctgcagattactgagggacTGCAGATTACTGAGGGGCTGCGTGTTACTGAGGGACTGCGTGTTATTGAGGGgctgcagattactgagggactgcagattactgaggggcctgcagattactgagggacTGCATGTTACTGAGGGGCTGCGCGTTACTGAGGGgctgcagattactgagggactgcagattactgaggggctgcagattactgagggacTGCGC GTTACTGAGGGACTGCGCGTTACTGAGGGACTGCGCGTTACTGAGGGgctgcagattactgagggacTGCGCGTTACTGAGGGACTGCGCGTTACTGAGGGACTGCATGTTACTGAGGCGCTGCAGATTACTGAGGGgctgcagattactgagggactgcgcgttactgagggactgcagattactgagggacTGCGCGTTACTGAGGGGCTGCAGATTACTGAGGGgctgcagattactgagggacTGCGCGTTACTGAGGGACTGCAGATTACTGAGGGGCTGCGCGTTACTGAGGGTCTGCGCGTTACTGAGGGgctgcagattactgagggacTGCAGATTACTGAGGGGCTGCGCGTTACTGAGGGACTGCAGATTACTGAGGGGCTGCGCGTTACTGAGGGACTGCATGTTACTGAGGGACTGCATGTTACTGAGGGGCTGCAGATTACTGAGGGGCTGCAGATTACTGAGAGGCTGCAGATTACTGAGGGgctgcagattactgagggacTGTGCGTTACTGAGGGGCTGCGCGTTACTGAGGGGCTGCAGATTACTGAGGGGCTGCGCGTTACTGAGGGactgcagattactgagggacTGCGCGTTACTGAGGGGCTGCAGATTACTGAGGGGCTGCGCGTTACTGAGGGACTGCGCGTTACTGAGGGGCTGCAGATTACTGAGGGGCTGCGCGTTACTGAGGGGCTGCAGATTACTGAGGGGCTGCGCGTTACTGAGGGgctgcagattactgagggactgcagattactgaggggctgcagattactgaggggctgcagattactgagggacTGCAGATTACTGAGGGGCTGCGCGTTACTGAGGGgctgcagattactgagggacTGCAGATTACTGAGGGGCTGCGCGTTACTGACGGACTGCGCGTTACTGAGGGGCTGCAGATTACTGAGGGGCTGCGCGTTACTGAGGGACTGCGCGTTACTGAGGGGCTGCAGATTACTGAGGGGCTGCGCGTTACTGAGGGACTGCAGATTACTGAGGGGCTGCAGATTACTGAGGGGCTGCGCGTTACTGAGGGGCTGCAGATTACTGAGGGGCTGCAGATTACTGAGGGGCTGCAGATTACTGAGGGGCTGCACGTTACTGAGGGGCTGCGCGTTACTGAGGGACTGCAGATTACTGAGGGGCTGCGCGTTACTGAGGGGCTGCAGATTACTGAGGGGCTGCGCGTTACTGAGGGACTGCGCGTTACTGAGGGGCTGCAGATTACTGAGGGGTTTCGCGTTACTGAGGGactgcagattactgagggactgcagattactgagggacTGCGCGTTACTGAGGGGCTGCAGATTACTGAGAGgctgcagattactgagggactgcagattactgaggggctgcagattactgagggacTGCAGATTACTGAGAGgctgcagattactgagggacTGCAGATTACTGAGAGGCTGCAGATTACTGAGGGGCTGCAGATTACTGAGAGGCTGCAGACGCAGTGA